The nucleotide window TGCCCTCACCACTCTGGATATTGATCAGGGGGCTTCAGATGGGGGTCGTCTCCTACTTTGAAGATGTTGACCCCTACTGCATAAGAAGTAAGTCTGACGGGGTCTCGACACACCTCTGGGCCATCTGACTCATCTTTCCCAATACCTTTCCCTTTGGTCACTGCAAAAAACGGGAAAGAAATATTTGTAATGTTTACATAACAATGGAGACATAATTGTGATTGGGGTAATAAgttgattgaaaaaaagaaaaacgatgTAATTAACAATGGTTTGATGGCATATGCAGACACCAGATATATAACTACtataacaaaacaaatatacattttgaaTCAGAAAACTAAACGGGTCAACTCGATACACAAGTGTGTCATAAAAATAATTAACTAACTTATGCTAGTTAGTTCACAACAGGCACTGAATAGCATTTCCAATATAAATGGTAACGTTACACTTCCTATTTACTCACCAACTTTCTTAGCATATCCACACGTCTGTATTCTGTTGAATACGGTCGTCCTGCACAGCGACGTTGTAGAGTCGGCTGTGATGCATTTTGTTACCGTAGCAATCCTAAAGAAACTACACCCCGACATGTTTTTACTGTAGGTTACTAGACATCACAGTCCACCATGCTACTCTTTGACATTCATAGTTCCTTCAACTTCCGTTTGCTGCTACGTGTTTGGCTCTGTTGAAATGATCTACTGCCCCCCACTGGACGGGCGGGCACACTGCGGGACGACTGAGACGAGTAGTAGCATTTTAATACCGACAGGTGGCAGCACCGCCGGACGCGAGCGTGGCACTATAATAAACACAACAGAAGAAGAACGATTTACAGCTTCGAGAAAATGTCTGAGTACGCTGCGGTCCAGAAGAGTGGCCTGAAATTAAAAGGTATCGGGAGCATTTCAGCAGGAAAAAGGTAAGTTGTGCCATTTggtaaaacaaacaagaaagaCCAGGAGTTATAGTCGATATAAATACTTTCTAACAAACAGTCGCAACTGGCGTCTGGTTTTTCGTTGGGGTTATTGTTAGCATGTTTGCTAATAGAAAAACAGTGTAACGTCAACGTTTACTCTGATCAATAATATGTGGGCAAATGCATTGCCGAAAAAGCATCGAATAGTTGAAC belongs to Pseudoliparis swirei isolate HS2019 ecotype Mariana Trench unplaced genomic scaffold, NWPU_hadal_v1 hadal_151, whole genome shotgun sequence and includes:
- the mrpl54 gene encoding 39S ribosomal protein L54, mitochondrial; the protein is MSGCSFFRIATVTKCITADSTTSLCRTTVFNRIQTCGYAKKVVTKGKGIGKDESDGPEVCRDPVRLTSYAVGVNIFKVGDDPHLKPPDQYPEWLFQLNLGMPKKLPELEPDTWEYWRRLRKENIWRFNKLQKGKKF